A genome region from Musa acuminata AAA Group cultivar baxijiao chromosome BXJ3-5, Cavendish_Baxijiao_AAA, whole genome shotgun sequence includes the following:
- the LOC103983508 gene encoding probable inactive leucine-rich repeat receptor-like protein kinase At3g03770, which translates to MVPRSYITCLLTVFVVLVLLPHTHQLQSSQAWSLLRIQRLLNYPPVLSSWNTSTDFCNADPNPYLTVVCYEESITQLHISGSDSSLPLPLSFSIDSFFTTLTRLPNLKVLSLTSLGLWGPLPPKISRLSSLEIVNMSSNYLYGAIPRQVSSLRHLQTLILEHNMFTGQVPDVLSELSLLAVLNLQNNTLSGPLPQSISGLQSLRVLVLSSNSLSADLPDLSGLTNLQVLDLENNYFGPQFPILQRKVVTVVLRKNRFGGGLPADLSSYYLLERLDVSFNKFVGPFLPSLLSLPSIRYLNIAGNRFTGMLFQNTTCNDDLKFADLSSNLLSGNLPTCLLSNTKDKVVLYSSNCLGIKDHGQHPTSFCQTQALAVGILPHQEKRASGGKAVIAIGVAVGIVGSISIVGFAVFFAIRRGIIKRLMKQPPRRIVEHASSGYPFKLLADARYISQTMKLGALGIPSYRSFSVEELEAATNNFELSSFMGEGSHGQIYRGRLKDGSWVAIRCLKLKKGQTSQNFNRHIELISKLRHRHLVSALGHCFEYNLDDSSVSRLFLIFEYVSNGTLRSNISEGGQRLTWIQRLSAAIGVVKGIQFLHGGIMPGLFSNDLKVTNIFLDQNLVAKISSYNLPVLAENMITMVSAGGSSSGSNEPGGRLKHLDKIDIYDFGIILLEIVSGRPITLTSEVHIMKDELQESILADGAARRSLVDHFIRRQSCDESLKTVMEICLRCLSEEPTQRPSVEDVLWNLHFAVQVQESWRWDSQSSEDSPLSPRQPPRSPVSLN; encoded by the exons ATGGTTCCTAGAAGCTATATTACCTGTCTGCTCACTGTATTTGTGGTTTTGGTCCTTTTACCGCACACACACCAGCTGCAATCCTCCCAAGCTTGGTCGTTGCTGAGAATCCAGCGGCTTCTCAATTATCCACCTGTTCTGAGTAGCTGGAATACCAGCACGGACTTCTGCAATGCTGATCCAAATCCATACCTGACAGTTGTTTGCTACGAAGAGAGCATAACCCAGTTGCACATAAGTGGAAGTGATAGTTCTCTGCCTCTGCCACTGAGTTTCTCGATCGATTCTTTCTTCACTACTCTCACTCGGCTCCCAAACTTGAAGGTCCTCTCTTTGACTTCGCTAGGCCTTTGGGGTCCCCTTCCTCCAAAGATTTCTCGCTTGTCTTCTCTAGAGATCGTCAATATGAGCTCAAATTACTTGTATGGAGCCATTCCTCGGCAAGTTTCCAGTTTGAGACATCTCCAAACTCTTATACTTGAACACAACATGTTCACTGGCCAAGTTCCTGATGTTTTGAGTGAACTTTCTCTTTTGGCTGTGTTGAACTTACAGAACAATACTTTAAGTGGGCCTTTGCCACAATCGATTAGTGGTCTGCAGTCACTTAGGGTGCTTGTTCTCTCCTCAAATAGTTTGTCTGCGGATTTACCTGATCTTAGTGGTTTGACTAACCTTCAAGTGCTTGATCTAGAGAACAACTACTTCGGACCTCAATTTCCAATATTACAGAGGAAGGTGGTGACTGTTGTGTTGAGAAAAAATAGGTTCGGTGGTGGCTTGCCAGCTGATCTAAGCTCCTATTATTTGCTCGAACGGTTGGATGTCTCTTTCAATAAATTCGTTGGGCCTTTTCTGCCATCGCTGTTGTCTCTTCCTTCTATTCGATATCTGAATATTGCTGGAAACAGATTCACTGGAATGCTTTTTCAAAACACGACATGCAATGATGATCTTAAGTTTGCAGATTTGTCTTCAAATCTTTTGTCTGGAAACTTGCCAACATGTCTGCTTTCAAACACTAAGGACAAGGTGGTTTTGTACTCATCAAATTGTTTAGGGATCAAGGATCATGGTCAGCATCCAACCTCATTTTGCCAGACTCAAGCTTTGGCTGTGGGAATATTGCCTCACCAAGAAAAGAGAGCATCAGGTGGCAAAGCAGTTATCGCAATTGGTGTAGCGGTAGGGATTGTTGGAAGCATTTCGATAGTTGGTTTTGCGGTTTTCTTTGCTATTAGAAGAGGAATTATCAAGAGGCTAATGAAGCAACCTCCAAGAAGAATAGTAGAGCATGCTTCAAGTGGCTACCCTTTCAAGTTGCTGGCTGACGCAA GGTACATATCTCAAACAATGAAGTTGGGAGCACTTGGCATTCCATCTTATAGATCATTTTCAGTGGAGGAGCTGGAAGCTGCTACAAATAACTTCGAACTGTCAAGCTTCATGGGAGAAGGCTCTCATGGTCAG ATATACAGAGGAAGACTCAAAGATGGTTCCTGGGTGGCAATAAGATGCTTAAAGCTGAAAAAGGGACAAACTTCCCAGAACTTCAATCGGCATATTGAATTAATATCCAAGCTTAGGCATCGCCATTTGGTCAGTGCCCTTGGCCACTGCTTTGAGTATAACCTGGATGATTCCAGTGTCAGCAGATTATTTCTCATTTTCGAATATGTGTCAAATGGAACATTAAGAAGCAATATATCAG AGGGAGGTCAGAGGCTTACATGGATACAGAGGCTATCAGCTGCCATTGGTGTAGTAAAGGGTATTCAGTTTTTGCATGGGGGTATCATGCCTGGCTTGTTTTCAAATGATCTAAAAGTCACAAATATATTTTTAGATCAGAATCTTGTTGCAAAAATCAGTAGCTACAACCTTCCAGTACTAGCAGAGAATATGATAACTAtg GTATCTGCAGGAGGTTCATCGAGTGGATCAAATGAACCTGGTGGAAG GCTCAAACATTTGGATAAGATTGACATCTATGATTTTGGTATCATCTTACTGGAAATTGTATCCGGCAGGCCAATCACATTAACAAGTGAAGTCCACATAATGAAAGATGAG TTACAAGAAAGTATTCTAGCTGATGGAGCTGCTCGGAGGAGCCTCGTGGATCATTTTATAAGAAGGCAAAGCTGTGATGAATCACTGAAGACCGTCATGGAGATCTGCCTGCGATGTCTTTCAGAGGAACCAACTCAGAGACCCTCAGTCGAAGATGTGCTTTGGAACTTGCATTTTGCTGTTCAAGTCCAAGAATCTTGGAGGTGGGACTCTCAAAGTAGTGAAGATTCACCTCTTTCACCTCGTCAGCCTCCCCGATCGCCAGTCTCACTCAATTAG
- the LOC135639124 gene encoding uncharacterized protein LOC135639124, which produces MEFFEGAMTVRLQSCHGTYLVVDEHWHRVMLRSDRFCDGARWTVVIVTDASGQRRLRLRSFYGRYLAPHPTDDSIFFGRKVMLDDLGPGVNWEPLRENSDVRLRCVFNQFLRADSVNLTWREPVTVDYRSILGIRRRFLWRVEAIGVAPVPLPQSWRPPTQLPPPPPPPAAAACSIAVLKRREETE; this is translated from the coding sequence ATGGAGTTCTTCGAGGGCGCGATGACAGTCCGGCTGCAGAGCTGCCACGGGACGTACCTGGTGGTAGATGAGCATTGGCATCGCGTGATGCTGCGGTCAGACCGCTTCTGTGACGGTGCCCGGTGGACCGTCGTGATCGTCACCGATGCTAGCGGCCAGCGGCGGCTCCGACTCAGGAGCTTCTACGGCCGCTACCTCGCTCCTCACCCCACGGATGACAGCATATTCTTTGGCAGGAAGGTGATGCTGGATGACTTGGGCCCCGGCGTCAACTGGGAGCCGCTCCGCGAGAACTCCGACGTCCGGCTCAGGTGCGTCTTCAATCAGTTCCTCCGGGCCGACTCTGTCAACTTGACGTGGCGCGAACCGGTGACGGTCGACTACCGGTCGATCCTCGGTATACGACGTCGCTTTCTGTGGCGCGTCGAAGCCATCGGGGTGGCCCCTGTTCCTCTTCCACAGTCGTGGCGGCCACCGACGcagctgcctcctcctcctcctcctcctgctgctgctgcatgtAGCATCGCAGTGctgaagaggagggaggagacaGAGTAG
- the LOC103983730 gene encoding replication factor C subunit 5 isoform X3 codes for MALLKQMFGPGAEKVKLENKMWKIDAGTRMIELVLTMLSSTHHVEMNPSDAGFQDRYIVQEIIKEMARNRPVDTKGKKGFKVLVLNEVDKLSREGQHSLRRTMEKYSASCRLILCCNSSSKVTEAVRSRCLNIRVNAPTEEQIIKVLEFIGKKENLQLPPGFTARIAAQSNRNLRRAILSFETCRVQQYPFTINQALPPLDWEQYVSEIASDIMKEQSPKRLFSVRGKIYELLVNCIPPEIILKKLLSELLKKLDSEFKHEVCHWAAYYEHRMRFGQKVIFHIEEFMSIYKVFVIATFG; via the exons ATGGCCCTTCTTAAGCAAATGTTTGGCCCTGGGGCTGAAAAG GTGAAATTGGAGAACAAGATGTGGAAGATCGAT GCTGGTACACGAATGATAGAGCTGGTGTTGACGATGTTATCGAGCACACATCATGTTGAGATGAATCCCAGCGATGCAGGTTTCCAGGATAGGTATATTGTTCAGGAGATTATCAAGGAAATGGCAAGAAACAGACCTGTGGATACTAAAGGCAAAAAAGGGTTCAAAG TATTGGTGCTGAATGAAGTTGACAAGCTGTCAAGAGAAGGTCAACATTCTCTCCGTAGAACAATGGAAAAGTATAGTGCATCATGCAGGCTAATCTTGTGCTGCAACAGCTCATCAAAAGTAACGGAGGCTGTCAGGTCTCGCTGTCTGAACATTCGAGTGAATGCACCTACTGAAGAGCAG ATTATCAAAGTATTGGAGTTCATTGGCAAGAAGGAAAACCTGCAACTTCCACCTGGATTCACAGCACGTATAGCAGCTCAATCAAACCGTAATTTAAGAAGAGCAATATTGTCTTTTGAGACCTGTCGAGTGCAGCA GTATCCATTCACCATAAACCAGGCATTGCCACCCTTGGATTGGGAACAATATGTTTCTGAAATAGCATCTGATATAATGAAGGAACAGAGTCCTAAAAG GTTATTTTCAGTGCGTGGAAAAATATATGAGCTTCTCGTTAACTGTATCCCTCCTGAAATCATTTTAAAG AAGTTGCTGTCAGAATTATTGAAGAAATTGGACTCAGAATTTAAGCATGAAGTTTGTCATTGGGCTGCATATTAT GAGCACAGGATGCGTTTTGGACAAAAGGTCATCTTTCATATTGAAG AGTTCATGAGTATCTACAAGGTTTTCGTTATTGCAACATTTGGTTAA
- the LOC103983730 gene encoding replication factor C subunit 5 isoform X2, with translation MALLKQMFGPGAEKVKLENKMWKIDAGTRMIELVLTMLSSTHHVEMNPSDAGFQDRYIVQEIIKEMARNRPVDTKGKKGFKVLVLNEVDKLSREGQHSLRRTMEKYSASCRLILCCNSSSKVTEAVRSRCLNIRVNAPTEEQIIKVLEFIGKKENLQLPPGFTARIAAQSNRNLRRAILSFETCRVQQYPFTINQALPPLDWEQYVSEIASDIMKEQSPKRLFSVRGKIYELLVNCIPPEIILKKLLSELLKKLDSEFKHEVCHWAAYYEHRMRFGQKVIFHIEAFVAEFMSIYKVFVIATFG, from the exons ATGGCCCTTCTTAAGCAAATGTTTGGCCCTGGGGCTGAAAAG GTGAAATTGGAGAACAAGATGTGGAAGATCGAT GCTGGTACACGAATGATAGAGCTGGTGTTGACGATGTTATCGAGCACACATCATGTTGAGATGAATCCCAGCGATGCAGGTTTCCAGGATAGGTATATTGTTCAGGAGATTATCAAGGAAATGGCAAGAAACAGACCTGTGGATACTAAAGGCAAAAAAGGGTTCAAAG TATTGGTGCTGAATGAAGTTGACAAGCTGTCAAGAGAAGGTCAACATTCTCTCCGTAGAACAATGGAAAAGTATAGTGCATCATGCAGGCTAATCTTGTGCTGCAACAGCTCATCAAAAGTAACGGAGGCTGTCAGGTCTCGCTGTCTGAACATTCGAGTGAATGCACCTACTGAAGAGCAG ATTATCAAAGTATTGGAGTTCATTGGCAAGAAGGAAAACCTGCAACTTCCACCTGGATTCACAGCACGTATAGCAGCTCAATCAAACCGTAATTTAAGAAGAGCAATATTGTCTTTTGAGACCTGTCGAGTGCAGCA GTATCCATTCACCATAAACCAGGCATTGCCACCCTTGGATTGGGAACAATATGTTTCTGAAATAGCATCTGATATAATGAAGGAACAGAGTCCTAAAAG GTTATTTTCAGTGCGTGGAAAAATATATGAGCTTCTCGTTAACTGTATCCCTCCTGAAATCATTTTAAAG AAGTTGCTGTCAGAATTATTGAAGAAATTGGACTCAGAATTTAAGCATGAAGTTTGTCATTGGGCTGCATATTAT GAGCACAGGATGCGTTTTGGACAAAAGGTCATCTTTCATATTGAAG CATTTGTTGCAGAGTTCATGAGTATCTACAAGGTTTTCGTTATTGCAACATTTGGTTAA
- the LOC103983730 gene encoding replication factor C subunit 5 isoform X1 codes for MALLKQMFGPGAEKVKLENKMWKIDAGTRMIELVLTMLSSTHHVEMNPSDAGFQDRYIVQEIIKEMARNRPVDTKGKKGFKVLVLNEVDKLSREGQHSLRRTMEKYSASCRLILCCNSSSKVTEAVRSRCLNIRVNAPTEEQIIKVLEFIGKKENLQLPPGFTARIAAQSNRNLRRAILSFETCRVQQYPFTINQALPPLDWEQYVSEIASDIMKEQSPKRLFSVRGKIYELLVNCIPPEIILKKLLSELLKKLDSEFKHEVCHWAAYYEHRMRFGQKVIFHIEGTCEFRCLSSIVSWFLKLFNPGTTPQHQISYSIAFKCLVNGVLNDRHFIYLFS; via the exons ATGGCCCTTCTTAAGCAAATGTTTGGCCCTGGGGCTGAAAAG GTGAAATTGGAGAACAAGATGTGGAAGATCGAT GCTGGTACACGAATGATAGAGCTGGTGTTGACGATGTTATCGAGCACACATCATGTTGAGATGAATCCCAGCGATGCAGGTTTCCAGGATAGGTATATTGTTCAGGAGATTATCAAGGAAATGGCAAGAAACAGACCTGTGGATACTAAAGGCAAAAAAGGGTTCAAAG TATTGGTGCTGAATGAAGTTGACAAGCTGTCAAGAGAAGGTCAACATTCTCTCCGTAGAACAATGGAAAAGTATAGTGCATCATGCAGGCTAATCTTGTGCTGCAACAGCTCATCAAAAGTAACGGAGGCTGTCAGGTCTCGCTGTCTGAACATTCGAGTGAATGCACCTACTGAAGAGCAG ATTATCAAAGTATTGGAGTTCATTGGCAAGAAGGAAAACCTGCAACTTCCACCTGGATTCACAGCACGTATAGCAGCTCAATCAAACCGTAATTTAAGAAGAGCAATATTGTCTTTTGAGACCTGTCGAGTGCAGCA GTATCCATTCACCATAAACCAGGCATTGCCACCCTTGGATTGGGAACAATATGTTTCTGAAATAGCATCTGATATAATGAAGGAACAGAGTCCTAAAAG GTTATTTTCAGTGCGTGGAAAAATATATGAGCTTCTCGTTAACTGTATCCCTCCTGAAATCATTTTAAAG AAGTTGCTGTCAGAATTATTGAAGAAATTGGACTCAGAATTTAAGCATGAAGTTTGTCATTGGGCTGCATATTAT GAGCACAGGATGCGTTTTGGACAAAAGGTCATCTTTCATATTGAAG GAACATGTGAATTCAGATGTTTGAGTAGCATCGTTTCATGGTTCTTGAAGTTGTTCAACCCAGGAACTACCCCTCAACACCAAATCAGTTACTCTATTGCTTTCAAGTGTCTTGTCAATGGTGTTCTGAATGACAGACATTTTATCTACCTCTTTAgttga
- the LOC103983730 gene encoding replication factor C subunit 5 isoform X4 gives MALLKQMFGPGAEKVKLENKMWKIDAGTRMIELVLTMLSSTHHVEMNPSDAGFQDRYIVQEIIKEMARNRPVDTKGKKGFKVLVLNEVDKLSREGQHSLRRTMEKYSASCRLILCCNSSSKVTEAVRSRCLNIRVNAPTEEQIIKVLEFIGKKENLQLPPGFTARIAAQSNRNLRRAILSFETCRVQQYPFTINQALPPLDWEQYVSEIASDIMKEQSPKRLFSVRGKIYELLVNCIPPEIILKKLLSELLKKLDSEFKHEVCHWAAYYVRWPWVGVVQVRTIESHDDNWWSE, from the exons ATGGCCCTTCTTAAGCAAATGTTTGGCCCTGGGGCTGAAAAG GTGAAATTGGAGAACAAGATGTGGAAGATCGAT GCTGGTACACGAATGATAGAGCTGGTGTTGACGATGTTATCGAGCACACATCATGTTGAGATGAATCCCAGCGATGCAGGTTTCCAGGATAGGTATATTGTTCAGGAGATTATCAAGGAAATGGCAAGAAACAGACCTGTGGATACTAAAGGCAAAAAAGGGTTCAAAG TATTGGTGCTGAATGAAGTTGACAAGCTGTCAAGAGAAGGTCAACATTCTCTCCGTAGAACAATGGAAAAGTATAGTGCATCATGCAGGCTAATCTTGTGCTGCAACAGCTCATCAAAAGTAACGGAGGCTGTCAGGTCTCGCTGTCTGAACATTCGAGTGAATGCACCTACTGAAGAGCAG ATTATCAAAGTATTGGAGTTCATTGGCAAGAAGGAAAACCTGCAACTTCCACCTGGATTCACAGCACGTATAGCAGCTCAATCAAACCGTAATTTAAGAAGAGCAATATTGTCTTTTGAGACCTGTCGAGTGCAGCA GTATCCATTCACCATAAACCAGGCATTGCCACCCTTGGATTGGGAACAATATGTTTCTGAAATAGCATCTGATATAATGAAGGAACAGAGTCCTAAAAG GTTATTTTCAGTGCGTGGAAAAATATATGAGCTTCTCGTTAACTGTATCCCTCCTGAAATCATTTTAAAG AAGTTGCTGTCAGAATTATTGAAGAAATTGGACTCAGAATTTAAGCATGAAGTTTGTCATTGGGCTGCATATTAT GTCAGGTGGCCTTGGGTTGGGGTGGTTCAGGTCAGAACAATAGAAAGCCATGATGACAATTGGTGGTCAGAATAA